In the Natrinema sp. CBA1119 genome, GCCCCCGACCGTCCCGAACGGATGGCGAAACACTAATCCTGCGGCTCTGGCGAGATAGTGACACATGGACACGCGTTCGCGACTGTCCCGTGCACTCCGCACCCCGATCCTGTTTTGCCGACACGCCAACCGGCTGTATCACCGCCGGTTCGGCCGCCGCGAGTGCAACGAGGACGGCGTGGATCCGTTCGAGGCCGACTGGGACAACCTCTTCGTCCTCGACGCGTGCAGGTACGACATGTTCGAGCGCCGGGCGGAGCTGCCGGGCCGGCTGGAACGCGCCGAGTCCCGGGCGTCCACGACCGTCGAATTTCTCCGCGCGAACGTCGACGGCCGAGACCTCAGCGACACCGTCTACGTGACCGCGAATCCACAGCTCTCCCAGCACCGCGAGTCGATCGATGCGCGGTTCGCGGCCGTCGTCGACGTCTGGCGTGCGGACGGGTGGAGCAACGAACACGGCACGGTGCTCCCCGAAACGGTGACCGAGTACGCGCTCCAGGCCGCCGAGGAGTACCCGAACAAGCGCCTCGTCGTCCACTACATGCAACCCCACTACCCGTTCGTTGGGTCCGACGCTGACTTCGACGGCGGGGACTTCTCCGACCCGGAGGCGACCGAGGAAAACGTCTGGGTACAGCTCTTACAGGGACAAACCGACGTGGACCGGGACGAAATTTGGGAACTCTACGACGGCAACCTCGACCGGGCGCTTCCCCACGTCGAAGACGCCATGCGAGAACTCGGCGGCAAGACGATCGTAACAGCCGACCACGGCAACATGGTCGGCGAACGCGCGTTCCCAATCCCGTTTCGAGAGTGGGGACACCCTCGCGGCGTGTACACGCCGGAGCTCGTCGACGTGCCGTGGCTGGTATACGAGAGCGGGGCCCGCCGGACGATCCGCGCGGCGACTCCCGATGATCGCGACGAATCGCCCGACGACGACGTTGTCGCCGAACGGTTGCGCGATCTCGGATACGCCGAATGACCACCACGAGGGAGACGGCGTGAAACTAGGCTTCGTCCACCCGAGCTATCCGAAGAGCGAGGGAACGGGCGCGACGCACAGCGCTTCGCGCATCGTGTTCGAGCTGGCCGATCGCGGCCACGACGTGACGGTGTACCCCTGGGAGCGACCGCCCGAGGACGCCGCGATCGACGCCGACGTTTCGATTCGCCCGCTCGAGCTATCGGGCTACCCGTACCACTCAGCGTTCCAGCTCAACGACGCGCTCCGGAAGCGCGTCGCCGAGTTCGACGAGTATGACGTCGTGCACAGCTACGTCATGAACAGTATGCCGGTACTGGGCGAGATCGCCGCGCGAACGAGTGCGGCAACGGTCGTAACGCTGAACGCCTACGGCGGGATCTGCCCGAAAAACGATCTCCGCTACATGGACCGCGAGCCCTGCACTAGCAATGGGCTGGCCAAGTGTACGGCCTGCTCGCTCGCGACCAGCGGCAGCCACGACGAGGACGGCCCGCTCTATCGCTCGGCGAGCAGGCTCGGTTACCTGAAGCTGATTCGAGAGGGCGAACGCATGGTCGACGAGATCGACGCCTACCACGCCCTCTCGCCGCACATCGAGGCCACGTACGCCGACTTCGGGTTTCCGCCCGAGCGGCTGACCGTGATTCCGAACATCCTCGACGAGCGGTTCAGTCGCCCGCACGAGAGCGACTTCGACGCTCCCTACGACCTGCTGTACGTCGGATCGCTCGACGAACACAAGGGTGTCGACCGACTCGTCCCGATCCTGAACCGACTGAACGACCGGGTCTCCGGGGCTGTCCGGCTGACCGTCGTTGGCGATGGTGGCCACCGGACAGACATGGAACAACGGGCCGCGGACAGCGCCATTGAGGACCGCGTCACGTTCACCGGGTGGCTGCCGAACGACGACCTCCCGGGTGTGTTTGCGGCCCACGACTGCTTCGTCTACCCCGGCCGGTGGGACGAGCCGTTCGGCCGCGTGTTCCTCGAGGCGCTCGCGACGGGGACACCGGTCGTCGCCAGCGATGTCGGCAGCGTCGCGGAGATCGTCGGCGACGGCGGCGTCACCACCGACGGCTCCGTGGACGGGTTCGTCGCCGCGCTGCGTGACCTGTTCGACGGCGAGAAACTAGCGACCCGCTCGTCGGCGGCCGGGCGCGAGGTGGCGGCCTACCGTGCCGAGACTGTCGTTCCGCAGTTCGAGGAGCTGTACGAGCGCGTGATCGAACGGTGAAGTCGCCTCATCGGCTCTGTGCCGCGTAGAGGTCGGCGTACTCCCCGTCGTTCTCGACGAGTTCGTCGTGGGCCCCGACCTCCGAGATTTCTCCGTCCTCGAGCGTGTAGATGCGGTCAGCGTTCTGGACCGTGGTCAACCGGTGGGCGACGGTGACGACGAGATACTCCCGGTCCATCGTCTCGATCCCCGCTTGAACGTCTTGCTCCAGGTTCGAGTCCAGATCGCTCGTCGCCTCGTCCAGCAACAACACGTCCACGTCGTCGAGCAGTGCCCGGGCGATGGCGACGCGCTGTTTCTGTCCGCCCGAGAGCCGCACGCCGTCGTCTCCGACCTGCGTCTCGTAGCCGTCCGGAAGGTCGTCGAGGAACTCGTCGACCTGGGCGATCTCGCAGACCCGCTCGACCTCCTCCCAGGAGGCGTCCCTGTCGGCGATCGTCAGGTTGTACTCGAGTGTGTCGTCGAAGATGTAGGGGTCTTGCTCCACGACGGCGATGTGGTCGCGCCACTCGTCGATATCCATCTCGCCAATCGAAACGCCGTTCGCCCGGATCTCGCCGTCGGTCGGTTCGTGCATCCGTGCGAGCAGCGAGATGACGGTCGACTTCCCCGCCCCCGACTGGCCCACGAAGGCGACGAACTCCCCACGGTCCACCGAGAAGTCGACGGTACGGAGTACCTCGGTATCCTCGTCGTAGGCGAAGCTCACGTCGTCGAAAGCGACCGATTCGATCGTCCCGGGGACCTGGCGACAAGCGGTGTCGGGCTCGGCGTTGCCAGCGAGATCGCGCGTGAACTGGCGCGTGCGAACGAGATGCGGAAGGTCCTGCTCGATCCGGTAGAACAGTTCGTTGGCCCGACTCGCCTTGGGCCCCAGCCGGAACATCGCAAAGAGGAACAGGCCCAGCGAACTGAGCGTCAACTCCACGTACGTAAGCGAGACGTAGATGAGCGCGAACACCGACACTGCGACGGTCAGCTGATAGGCGTTGTCGATCGCGGCTTCGTTGCGACGGAGCTTCACGCGCGCTCGAGTATACTTGTCGACCGCTTCGACGAAATCACCGTACAGTTCGTCGACGAGGCTGAAGATTCGGCTCTCCCGCATTCCCTGCGTGCCAGCCTGGGCGGCTTCCTGGCGTTGCTCGTTCGCGTCCGCGACCCGGTTGCCGATGTCGTAGCCCGGTTCGACGACGACGCGCAACAGCACCGTCACGCCGCCGAGTACAATGACCGTGAGGATCGTAAGTACCGGCGAAACGGCGAACGCGATGAGTCCGTAGACGATGCCGAGAAAGGACTGCTCGACGAACAGGACCAGCCGCTCGATCACTTGGCCCGCGTAGAACGTCTGGGTGATAATCGCGTTCAGTACGTCGTCGGATCCCGTTTCGTCGAGGTACGCGATGTCGGCGTCGAAGGCGTTTCCGAACGCCTCCGTCTGGAGGTCCCTGATGTAGGACATCCGGAGCGTCTCCCGGAACCACGCCACCAGAAAACTCGCCGTGAACCGGACGATCATGACGGCGGCGACGCCCAGTACCGCTGTCCCGAGCGTGAGCGGCACGTTTACGGTCTGGTAGACTGCCGCGAAGATCCCGGCAATGCCGCCATCGGTGGGCTGGCCGCCCGACTGGACCAGGTCGATGATCGGGAGGATAAAACTCAGTCCGACCCCTTCGAGCACGGCGGCGATGATCCCGAGACCGACAATCGCGCCCGTGAGCTTCGGGTCGTATTCGAGAACGCTGACCAACGCGTCGAGTTTTTCGCGCCGCGAAGCGGGAGGGGCATCAGGCTCTGGCATACGAAAGACTGTATCTACATCGCTACTCCCGGCTGGGGCGTATAAATCCATTCATCTCCATACCGGCGCTGTCACGGCGTGAGGGGCGTGGTTTAGGTGCGCCAAATGATATGTGAAAGGCTTTTACCGAGGACCGAAGATTCACGAGTAGTTCAAGATCCGAACCATGGACACGGCAACAGAGCGACCGTCCGTCTGGGGGAACTCCCCGTGAACGTCATCGACGAGAACGGCCGACTGTTCGGTCGCGTCAACGTCTACGACGCGCTGGTCGTCTTACTCGTCTTGGGGGCGATCGTCGCGGGCGTCGTTTTCCTCGATCCGCTCGGTGGGGGCGACAGCGCCGGCGGAAACGGCGGCGAGTCCGCCACGCGCTATGCGACGGTCGACCTCGGCAATCGGTCGCCGGCGGTCGCCGAGCGAATCACCGAC is a window encoding:
- a CDS encoding glycosyltransferase family 4 protein, whose translation is MKLGFVHPSYPKSEGTGATHSASRIVFELADRGHDVTVYPWERPPEDAAIDADVSIRPLELSGYPYHSAFQLNDALRKRVAEFDEYDVVHSYVMNSMPVLGEIAARTSAATVVTLNAYGGICPKNDLRYMDREPCTSNGLAKCTACSLATSGSHDEDGPLYRSASRLGYLKLIREGERMVDEIDAYHALSPHIEATYADFGFPPERLTVIPNILDERFSRPHESDFDAPYDLLYVGSLDEHKGVDRLVPILNRLNDRVSGAVRLTVVGDGGHRTDMEQRAADSAIEDRVTFTGWLPNDDLPGVFAAHDCFVYPGRWDEPFGRVFLEALATGTPVVASDVGSVAEIVGDGGVTTDGSVDGFVAALRDLFDGEKLATRSSAAGREVAAYRAETVVPQFEELYERVIER
- a CDS encoding ABC transporter ATP-binding protein, yielding MPEPDAPPASRREKLDALVSVLEYDPKLTGAIVGLGIIAAVLEGVGLSFILPIIDLVQSGGQPTDGGIAGIFAAVYQTVNVPLTLGTAVLGVAAVMIVRFTASFLVAWFRETLRMSYIRDLQTEAFGNAFDADIAYLDETGSDDVLNAIITQTFYAGQVIERLVLFVEQSFLGIVYGLIAFAVSPVLTILTVIVLGGVTVLLRVVVEPGYDIGNRVADANEQRQEAAQAGTQGMRESRIFSLVDELYGDFVEAVDKYTRARVKLRRNEAAIDNAYQLTVAVSVFALIYVSLTYVELTLSSLGLFLFAMFRLGPKASRANELFYRIEQDLPHLVRTRQFTRDLAGNAEPDTACRQVPGTIESVAFDDVSFAYDEDTEVLRTVDFSVDRGEFVAFVGQSGAGKSTVISLLARMHEPTDGEIRANGVSIGEMDIDEWRDHIAVVEQDPYIFDDTLEYNLTIADRDASWEEVERVCEIAQVDEFLDDLPDGYETQVGDDGVRLSGGQKQRVAIARALLDDVDVLLLDEATSDLDSNLEQDVQAGIETMDREYLVVTVAHRLTTVQNADRIYTLEDGEISEVGAHDELVENDGEYADLYAAQSR